AGTATTCCAGGGTTTGATAATTCTAAAGGGACAGCAACAACGCCTTCTAAACCTTCTGCTACTGAACTACCAGAAACAAGGATTGAGGAATTGCCAGTCGAAGGGACCGCAGCCAGTGAACCATCAAACCCTGATGTACAAGTAGCCGCAAAGAATGACAGTGAATCCAGAAATAGAGAAAACACGTCTCAAACTGGGCAGCAATTAAAGCCAGATCGCATAGAAGAGAATTCATCTCCGGCAGTAATTAAAAACATTCATACATCTCAAAAGGTGGAAAAGAAACCTGAAAATAAGCGAGATGGacagaaaaataaatctgttttcaaaaaagggTTTCTTTCTAATGCCAAAAGCGAATCTCGAGATCATTCCAAAAAGgccaaagaagaagaattgaagaaacagagccaatctgaagaaaagaagcgGATAGACGTTACTGACAATAATGCCGTTATGGAAAATGTGATGGAAAAGCCTCCCCAAGAATTGAAGAACCAAAAACAGTTGGATTCGGAGTCATCTACGAATTCGAAACCACCAAAAAAACTAtcaaaatttaaagaagcaaaacttcaaaaagtttcccagaaaaaacaatcttATTCGGGTAATGCAACGAACGAATCCATAGAATTTACTAAAGATGGTGCATATTCTTCCGAGTCTACTAAAAAGTCCGACATCCCACACATTAAAGAGGGACCGAAGGAAATAAATGGTTCCTTAAATCAAGCTTCAACGTCTACTGAAAGCGACACTGCCACAGATCTTGGCGACCATAATCCGATTATATTACCTGTACCAAGGGATGCCGATGGACAGAGTGTAATGCAGGCCGTCCAATATGATGAACTGAATTCGTTAGATGACATGGAGCAGCTCCTTCAGGATATGGAGGATGCTGGCGAATTACAATCTGATGCTGAGTCGGGCTCAGAAGAAGACGAGCACGGCATGAGGTTAAATTTTTCTCGGAACTTAGTACCTCcttcaaatccaaattaTTTTGGTGAAAATAACTCAGTAACTTCAAATGGGGATTTTAAATCAAACGAGCATACCAAGGATAATTTAACCACAGACGAAACGGAACTCTCTGGAAGACATGTGCATTTTGCTGATACATTAGAAATTAAACATGTCAGTCGAAATGGAAAATCACGTATTGAAAATGTCCCTACCCCTACAGAAGAATACGACAACATGTTTGAGCCTCAAGAGTATTGCAGTCGCATATCAGCGTTTCGCAAGGATCGAAGTAAAACGAAAactcaagaaaaagataaaggTATAGAATCTCCTAACGAAGTGcgtaaagaaaacaaaacaccACCTTATCGTGAAAGTGTTTTGGAGCGCTCCTCATCAgataatgaagaaaaaccgTCCATTGTgcaaaacgaagaaaatatgGTGGAGAAGTATTTGAATGAAACCCCTACTATGAAATCCAACGTCTTTGAAAGGCAGCCCGCTAGGAGTGTTGAGCAAGCGAAAGAGGATTTTGAGGATCATCAGGATCTCATAAAGGACGGGAGAGAAATTTCCCAACGATACTACGAACTTCGCCGAAAGGTACTTAATCCAACATTAGAGGATACTGATGAGGAGGAGGAGGGTGTTGTACCGGTGGACGAGAACGGAAATGAAAAACCCAAGCTGAGTAGATTTATGGCCGCTCGTTTAGGCGGCAATTTATGAGGAAATTAATAATGAAGACACTTATTTTGGACTTTTGGATATAGAATTTAGATTTTGTTAGTTATTTCAATATGATATTCTTTTAGTTGATCTTCAGTTACCGTAGAGGGGCTTCCTATCAGTAGATCAGTCCCTGAAgatgtttttggaaatgcgATAACTTCTCGTATGCCATTGGACTTTACAAGAAGAGCAACGAGCCGGTCAAATCCTAGTGCTATTCCGCCGTGTGGTGGGCATCCACTTTGTAGAACATTGATCAGATGATCAAATGTGTCAAGTTGCTGTTGATTAAGCTTCAAAATACGTTCTAAAATGATAGATTGAAGTTTAGGATCGTGTATGCGAATACTTCCGCCTCCCAGCTCTACTCCATTTACAACCAAATCATAATGGAGAGCTCGAACATTTAAAGGACTGGAAGAGAGATTATGTAAATCTTCAGGATGAGGAGCGGTAAAGGGATGATGGGTAGATACCAAAGATTCAGAGTTTGTGTCGGCAGGCgagaaaagaggaaaatcAACAATCCACGTAAAGTTTAGAAGATCATCATTCAAGGGTGGAAGTTGACGCTGCGTTACTAAAAGATCATGTAAAAGAGGTCTAAGCCTACCCAGAGGAGTTGTACCAGATGACATGTACTTAGGGCGATTCGCTATAAAAAGTGTCAGCTCTGGAGACAGACCAAGcttttcattgattttttctagGTCAAGGGATAGGTGTTTTAGTTGTGGGACCTTTCTAGTCCATCCGGATAATTGAGAATTGGAACGAATTGTCACGAAGGACACGTCTTGCCCTATTTGCTCACATAAAGCGCGTGCTTCCGCATTGCTAATTGGTTTCTTCACGTCTCTTAAGACCAAGACTTCGGTAGAAACTTCagaatttggaagaaaaggcgTTAAATTTAGTAACTTTAAATCGTAACGTACGTCTGGTTTGTCAGAACCATAGAACTCTATAGCATCAGCATAAGACAATCGAGGAAAGGGAGATGTTATAGGATTTTTCCCCAGTTTTTGTAGAAGTTgggaaaataaattttcaattacaGTCATAATCTGCCCAGGGGAATTGATAAAGCTCATTTCTAAATCAATTTGGGTAAACTCTGGCTGCCTATCATAACGTAAGTCTTCATCACGAAAACAACGAGCTAACTGATAATAGCTTCCAATTCCACTAGCCATCaatatttgtttgtattGCTGAGGGCTTTGGGGCAACGCATAGAATTTCCCCGGTTCTTGTCGAGAAGGAACTAAAAATTCGCGAGCGCCTTCAGGTGTAGACTTGAAAAGCAGCGGAGTTTCCACTTCCACAAACTCGTTCAtgtgaaaaaaattacgGACAATATGTGCTATATGAGATCTTGTCCGGAGATTATGATTATATTTTGGATTTCGAAGTTGGATATGACGATGGGTTAGTTGAACAGGTAAACTGGTATTCTCATCATTCGGAccaaaaggaatgaaatgAGCCATATTTAAAACTTCCAAGTTCTCAACTTTTAACTCAAATTCGTTTCCTTGTCTGCGATCTCGTTCAGGTCGATATTGCAATTTGCCGGTGATGTTCACAACACTTTCTGGCGAAACGGCTTGATAAGCTGTATCATCCAAAGCAGAAGAGACGGGTTTTGCGTTACCAGCAGATTCCCATATGTTTTCTGCCGACCATTTCTTGGGAACTTGCAAGGGCTCCTGAGAAAATAACTGGAGATATTTGCCTTGCACATCACGAAGCTGGTTAAACTTAATGGACTTTGAAATGTGTCGGTTTGTATGTACGAGCCAACCAGAAACACTAATCACCTTTCCCACAAGCGGTGCAAGTACATTCGGAATTTTATGAAACTGCATTCGTTAAGGAAAAGAGGCTAAActaaagaaataaaaacgaTAGAAATTCTTTccacaaaagaaaagctcTGGTTGAAAGATATGTAACCTTTAAATCTCCACTAGAAACTTTGCGACAACAACACCCTTGTTTAGAATGACGCTGATAACATTCAAAtcgaaacttttttatttgcttttaaaaactctttttaaaaacttATCGACCACTTATTCAGAAATATCTACTTAGCTTGGCTCATTCCGGTGAAACCAATGAGCTTCGTTTAGCATAGACTCGAAAGGTGAATCCAATATGCATGCTGACACCTTTATTACGGAATATATgaaattttcaagaaaagtaTACATGAAAAGTATTTTGGGCGACTTTTATTTTGGGGGACGATagttcttttgctttttttgcttgaaatGTTTGATTGACATTTGTGCCAAAAGTTTATAACATGGACAGTACGGCGGTTGAATCGATGGACAGAGAGAATTCGACTGCCTACTGTTTAGTCggtttgaaaaaatagtCGAAGAAAGCTATAGTAAGTATCAGTTGAACCATGCATTCATATATTCAATAAGACCAACAATGAAACTCCTTGCATAGAAAACCTGttatgaataaaaagtgataaataaaacatatTTTAGCCTCATTAAACGAAGATTATTTCTCTACTTTCTAATATAGAAATAGTACTTCATTATGCCTTTATTGAAAAGTATGCTTTATAATATGCATATGCTGTTTATAACCTTGCAAAAGCATAAGTATTACTGTATACTCTATAAGCATATGCTTGCAGTATGTTATCATACTAGCATATTTTAGATATCGGTACATTGGAATACAAAGCCAACTCAAAAATGTCACAGGTTGAATCTCACTTGTTttgttatgagaataagtattcagtggaaaagatgtatgtaataacaattcagTAAAATGTATGTTTGACTTTTAAATTGGATGCTTAGATACTACTAAGATGAAATAGTAATGgcttccagggatctgattcactaagcaagttgtatgaacaatttattttagctagatcagtcgaatcttccaatctgaagaatTACCAGGTAATTTACGACTTTAATATTTGTAACAAAGTCTTCGTCTAAaactattttctttgtcttctttcgactctttgtttcaagagtttctttgtttattgaaTACATTCATGAATCCTTATTgttataaaataataatatcaCGCCGATgtaatatcgtatatgGGTTATGACAAAAAAGAGTCACAACTGACTACGTAATGTGGGGAATTGTCTTTAccaatgtttgtttacgttcTATTGTCTTTCTCTTAAAAGGAATCTTGGgtcctttcttttaaaatttaactaaattttgtttttgtatcTACTTTCAAATTTACTAAACTTGTTTCATATGAATTTAATATCCGTGCTTTGTTTTCACCCCAAGTAACATGCGACATACATTCAAGTTACAGGTAGGTAACGTCAAAAACAAGGCAGGCCActttaaaagaatcaaCGAGTCGCTCCCAGTCACCACCAAACCGTACTTCCAATAAggaaacatttttttctgttgaGAACGTCAAATGCGTTTACGCTCTTTAGACCTTGCTCTCTTTTTTgctctctttttgttcgATCACTAAACTTTGAATCTGCTGTGTCTGATACTATAATTTTGCATTTACCCGCTTGTTGACATATTTATTGCTGGAAATACTACAATAGCTTAAagcattttgtttgtattATTCGAATTTATATATCTCTAGATTTTTGTCATTCTTTACCTTGCATTGTTTCAATCATCACAAAACACTCGGCCAtaatctttctttgaaaagcattataaaattttttaaacgaTATAGAGATCTTCCttattacttttttgcCATCGTTTATATTTGCTTGGTATaacttttattctttatcATGCGTGCCCTGCCATATGTCACTGCTGCGACCGTGATTGTATTTATGATCATTGGAGGTGCTTGGTGGAACCACAGTCTCGACACTCGCTTGCAATCACAGGTAGAAAAGATACTCGACAAGCATAGTTCGATTTTTGTTACACCCACTGCCACACAAACGAATTTGGAGACCGATACAGTTCGTACCACCATTGATAGGACTATAAGCCAAACTGCTACTGCTACACAAACAGTAACTGCTGCTCCTTCAGCCACCCCCGTTATTCATCAATTGGAACAGACAGATCCCCATCCCGACAACTCGAAAATTGTCATCCTTATGGGTAGCAATTTCCACAAGCAAGATGGCCCTCTTCATGATTATGCGAAATCCATTATAAAAAATCGTCGCGAGTATGCTGAACGCCatggtttcatttttgagTTCTTAGATGCAAGTGATTATGCTGCTAAAGTTACAGGTCACTTGTACCCATGGGTTAAGGTTCCCATGCTCAAGGATACAATGGATAAGTATCCTGATGCCGAATGGATTTGGTGGTTGGATCATGATGCGCTTATTATGAACAAGGATGCAAACGTTGTTGAAACTCTCCTTGACCACGACAAGCTTAATAGCCTTTTGACTCGTGGAGCTGAATACAAGAGTGGTGCCGGTATAGAAAGCAATGGTTTATATACACCAGAACAACAACAAGCACAGGATGTTCATTTTATTATGTCTCAAGACTTTAACGGAATTAACGCAGGAAGTCTTTTCGTCCGTAATAGCGAAGTGGGTCGCTGGATTGTTGACATTTGGTTTGAACCTTTGTACCTGGATCACATTGGGGGTTACGCTGAACAGCAAGCAATTTCACACATGATTTATTATCATCCCATTGTCCACAAGCATGTTGGTCTTGTCCCACTTCGCACAATTAATGCTTATGACTTTGACGATCCAACGTGGTCTTGGCAAGAGAATGATATCTGTATTCATTTTGCTGGATGTAACTACTTCCAAAACTGTCctgaaaaatttgaaaaatatgcCAAGATACTCACTGATAAGCAAGGTGATGATTGGTTAGAtctagaagaaaaagagttcATAAAGCAGAGGATATCTGCTTAAGTAATCTCATTCGCATAAAGTCCGGACTAAATTGGGCTGCTTATAATACGGTGAAGTAATCGTTCATGTTTAATATTGTCCTGTTTAATTCACAAATTTTTTCCTTAATGCGCAGGCCGTCGAAATCTAAGATTTCCAACGAACAATTGGAATTTTCCACTTTGactttatttatataaCCGTCTTGAAGAATAGACATTTCTCAATTTAGAGCTCGTTTGAatgttttaataaaatatcTGTTGATAGAAGCCGAAAGGCGTTATTTCATTTGTACCAGCTTCAAAAGCATATTGCAACGAACAGTCCAAATTGACTTAACTTTTTTTAGGATGATTAACCGAGAACACGTCTAGCTTTTTGTAACCGCTATAGCATAGTGGGTTTATAAAGCGCTGAGACAACGAAATACTTGATCTAATATGactaaagaaagaataacGATGATTGGGAATGTCAAGCTTCTGGTGAAATATGAAGCATTCAGATAAAATAAGTAAGTTACGTGCAAACAATAAGTTTCA
The nucleotide sequence above comes from Schizosaccharomyces osmophilus chromosome 3, complete sequence. Encoded proteins:
- the uri1 gene encoding unconventional prefoldin chaperone involved protein complex assembly Uri1, encoding MDSEEILSIQYDQDVYYKIDEISRHITQTIDFCKQKAGELKSQGDSYSHVKFFAYLNGLLDQRSHDLLSTIDRKKSDLLVRNQEGLPIVDIHEEVDENGKIIHSDVKPQNISSVTDYADVIRSIPGFDNSKGTATTPSKPSATELPETRIEELPVEGTAASEPSNPDVQVAAKNDSESRNRENTSQTGQQLKPDRIEENSSPAVIKNIHTSQKVEKKPENKRDGQKNKSVFKKGFLSNAKSESRDHSKKAKEEELKKQSQSEEKKRIDVTDNNAVMENVMEKPPQELKNQKQLDSESSTNSKPPKKLSKFKEAKLQKVSQKKQSYSGNATNESIEFTKDGAYSSESTKKSDIPHIKEGPKEINGSLNQASTSTESDTATDLGDHNPIILPVPRDADGQSVMQAVQYDELNSLDDMEQLLQDMEDAGELQSDAESGSEEDEHGMRLNFSRNLVPPSNPNYFGENNSVTSNGDFKSNEHTKDNLTTDETELSGRHVHFADTLEIKHVSRNGKSRIENVPTPTEEYDNMFEPQEYCSRISAFRKDRSKTKTQEKDKGIESPNEVRKENKTPPYRESVLERSSSDNEEKPSIVQNEENMVEKYLNETPTMKSNVFERQPARSVEQAKEDFEDHQDLIKDGREISQRYYELRRKVLNPTLEDTDEEEEGVVPVDENGNEKPKLSRFMAARLGGNL
- the dar2 gene encoding mitochondrial aspartate-tRNA ligase Dar2, whose protein sequence is MQFHKIPNVLAPLVGKVISVSGWLVHTNRHISKSIKFNQLRDVQGKYLQLFSQEPLQVPKKWSAENIWESAGNAKPVSSALDDTAYQAVSPESVVNITGKLQYRPERDRRQGNEFELKVENLEVLNMAHFIPFGPNDENTSLPVQLTHRHIQLRNPKYNHNLRTRSHIAHIVRNFFHMNEFVEVETPLLFKSTPEGAREFLVPSRQEPGKFYALPQSPQQYKQILMASGIGSYYQLARCFRDEDLRYDRQPEFTQIDLEMSFINSPGQIMTVIENLFSQLLQKLGKNPITSPFPRLSYADAIEFYGSDKPDVRYDLKLLNLTPFLPNSEVSTEVLVLRDVKKPISNAEARALCEQIGQDVSFVTIRSNSQLSGWTRKVPQLKHLSLDLEKINEKLGLSPELTLFIANRPKYMSSGTTPLGRLRPLLHDLLVTQRQLPPLNDDLLNFTWIVDFPLFSPADTNSESLVSTHHPFTAPHPEDLHNLSSSPLNVRALHYDLVVNGVELGGGSIRIHDPKLQSIILERILKLNQQQLDTFDHLINVLQSGCPPHGGIALGFDRLVALLVKSNGIREVIAFPKTSSGTDLLIGSPSTVTEDQLKEYHIEITNKI
- the gma12 gene encoding Golgi alpha-1,2-galactosyltransferase Gma12, which translates into the protein MRALPYVTAATVIVFMIIGGAWWNHSLDTRLQSQVEKILDKHSSIFVTPTATQTNLETDTVRTTIDRTISQTATATQTVTAAPSATPVIHQLEQTDPHPDNSKIVILMGSNFHKQDGPLHDYAKSIIKNRREYAERHGFIFEFLDASDYAAKVTGHLYPWVKVPMLKDTMDKYPDAEWIWWLDHDALIMNKDANVVETLLDHDKLNSLLTRGAEYKSGAGIESNGLYTPEQQQAQDVHFIMSQDFNGINAGSLFVRNSEVGRWIVDIWFEPLYLDHIGGYAEQQAISHMIYYHPIVHKHVGLVPLRTINAYDFDDPTWSWQENDICIHFAGCNYFQNCPEKFEKYAKILTDKQGDDWLDLEEKEFIKQRISA